A stretch of the Ananas comosus cultivar F153 linkage group 14, ASM154086v1, whole genome shotgun sequence genome encodes the following:
- the LOC109720074 gene encoding probable sugar phosphate/phosphate translocator At3g11320, translated as MAMAAAMAMAAAAALSRATTMVIVAAWYASNVGILLLNKYLLSNYGFRYPIFLTLCHMAACSILSYASVAWVGIPPLQRLRTRARAARIAALGLVFCVSVVGGNVSLRYIPVSFNQAVGATTPFFTAVLSYIFTRRRETWYTYAALVPVVAGVVIASWGEPSFHFFGFVMCVAATSARALKTVLQEIILSSEREKLDSMNLLLYMAPVAVILLLPASTIIEENVVSITIALAREDFKIIWYLLFNSCLAFIVNLTNFLVTKHTSALTVQVLGNAKGAVAVVVSILIFRNPVSATGILGYTLAVIGIFLYSKAKKRKD; from the exons atggcgatggcggcggcgatggcgatggcggcagcggcggcgctgaGCCGCGCCACTACGATGGTGATCGTCGCGGCGTGGTACGCCTCCAACGTCGGGATACTCCTCCTCAACAAGTACCTCCTCAGCAACTACGGCTTCAGGTACCCGATCTTCCTCACCCTGTGCCACATGGCCGCGTGCTCCATCCTCAGCTACGCCTCGGTCGCGTGGGTGGGGATCCCGCCGCTCCAGCGCCTGCGGACGCGCGCCAGAGCCGCGAGGATCGCCGCGCTCGGCCTCGTCTTCTGTGTCTCCGTCGTCGGCGGCAACGTCTCGCTCCGCTACATCCCTGTCTCCTTCAACCAGGCCGTGGGCGCCACCACGCCCTTCTTCACCGCCGTCCTCTCCTACATCTTCACCAGAAGGCGCGAGACGTGGTACACATATGCCGCGCTCGTCCCTGTCGTAGCTGGCGTTGTCATCGCGAGCTGG GGAGAGCCAAGCTTCCATTTTTTTGGTTTCGTCATGTGCGTAGCAGCAACTTCTGCACGGGCTCTTAAGACGGTGTTGCAAGAGATTATACTGTCTTCAGAGCG GGAGAAACTTGACTCTATGAATCTCCTCCTCTACATGGCTCCAGTTGCTGTAATCCTCTTGCTTCCTGCCTCAACTATAATTGAGGAAAATGTGGTCAGCATCACGATAGCACTTGCTAGAgaagatttcaaaattatttggtACCTTCTCTTCAATTCTTGCTTGGCATTCATAGTGAACTTGACCAATTTCTTGGTTACCAAACATACCAGCGCATTGACTGTTCAG gtTCTTGGAAATGCTAAAGGTGCTGTCGCGGTGGTCGTCTCGATCCTTATTTTCAGGAATCCTGTATCCGCGACAGGAATACTAGGCTATACTCTCGCCGTCATCGGCATCTTCCTCTATAGCAAAGCTAAGAAACGCAAAGACTGA
- the LOC109720221 gene encoding exocyst complex component SEC3A-like isoform X1: MARSSADDVELRRACEAAIDGGGGKQKVVLCIRVAKSRGVWGKAGKLGRQQMAKPRVLALTTKSKGQRTKAFLRVLKYSTGGILEPAKIYKLKHLSKVEVIQNDPSGCTFMLGFDNLRMQSVAPPQWTMRNKDDRNRILMCILNMCKEILGGIPKVVGIDIVEMALWAKENTPAKTSQVATKDGPATSVMTENDSQITVERDLVSQAEEEDMEALLGTYVMGIGEAEAFSKRLKRELLALEAANVHALLESEPIVEEVLQGLEAASICVEDMDEWLGIFNVKLRHMREDIESIESRNNKLELQSVSNKVLIEELDKLLERLQIPSEFEAALTGGSFDEANMIKNIEACEWLTGAIKNIEVPNLEPCYAKLRAVKEKRAEFVLLKCTFVRRASEFLRNYFPSLIDFMINDKSYFSQRGQLKRPDHADLRYKCRIYARLLQHIKSLDKNCLGPLRKAYCHSLNLLLRREAREFSNELRASTKVSKSSTVWLEGPPGSSQTTNSADSSSASEAYSRMLTVFIPLLVDESSFFAHFMCFEVSALAPSESFGSNKFGSDGTETNLAAHTGSDVKHKNNSNELEILNECLRELLDGIQEDFYSVVDWACKIDSLCCISMHGITDRYLSTQKADVAGFVRVLLDDLETRVSMLFSRFVDDACYQIEKYEKNVRQMGVLPYIPRFATLATRMEQYIQGQSRDLVDQAYTKIVSIMFVTLERVAQVEPKYADIVLLENYAAFQHSLYDLANVVPTLAKFYHQASESYEQACLRHINMVIYIHFEKLFQFARRIEELMFTIAPEEIPFQIGMSKMELRKTLKSSLSGLDKTVSAMYRKLQKNLTAEELLPSLWEKCKKEFLDKYGSFLKLVAKIYPNETVSSVAEMRELLSTM; this comes from the exons ATGGCGAGGTCGAGCGCGGACGACGTGGAGTTGCGGCGGGCGTGCGAGGCGGCGATCGACGGGGGCGGGGGGAAGCAGAAGGTGGTTCTGTGCATCCGCGTCGCCAAGAGCCGCGGCGTCTGGGGCAAGGCCGGCAAGCTCGGCCGCCAGCAGATGGCCAAGCCCAGAGTCCTTGCCCTCACCA CCAAATCAAAAGGCCAGCGGACTAAAGCTTTCCTTCGAGTTCTGAAATATTCTACTGGAGGAATTCTTGAG CCGGCGAAGATTTACAAACTGAAGCATCTTTCAAAAGTGGAGGTTATTCAAAATGATCCCAGTGGTTGTACCTTTATGCTG gGATTTGATAACCTTCGAATGCAAAGTGTTGCACCTCCTCAATGGACGATGCGCAACAAAGATGACAG GAACCGGATTCTTATGTGCATTTTAAACATGTGCAAGGAGATATTAGGTGGTATCCCTAAAGTTGTTGGTATAGACATTGTCGAGATGGCTCTATGGGCAAAG GAAAATACTCCCGCAAAAACTAGTCAAGTGGCAACTAAAGATGGACCAGCAACATCTGTTATGACAGAGAATGACTCACAAATTACTGTCGAAAGAGATCTTGTTTCACAAGCTGAAGAAGAGGACATGGAGGCCCTTCTTGGCAC GTATGTTATGGGCATTGGTGAAGCAGAGGCATTTTCAAAAAGATTGAAGCGGGAGCTTCTAGCTCTGGAAGCTGCAAATGTCCATGCCCTTTTGGAAAGCGAGCCTATAGTAGAAGAG GTACTTCAGGGTCTAGAAGCAGCTAGTATATGTGTGGAAGATATGGATGAGTGGCTTGGTATTTTCAATGTGAAGCTTAGACATATGAGAGAAGACATTGAATCG ATAGAATCTCGTAACAATAAGTTGGAGTTGCAATCGGTAAGTAACAAAGTGCTTATTGAGGAGCTCGATAAGTTACTTGAGCGCTTACAAATACCTTCAGAG TTCGAAGCAGCTCTAACTGGAGGTTCATTTGATGAGGCAAATATGATTAAGAACATTGAAGCCTGTGAGTGGTTAACTGGTGCGATAAAGAATATTGAAGTGCCAAATTTGGAGCCATGCTATGCAAAATTACGAGCT GTCAAGGAAAAACGTGCCGAATTTGTGTTGCTGAAGTGTACATTTGTTCGGCGGGCATCAGAATTTCTAAGAAATTACTTTCCTAGTTTAATTGATTTTATGATAAATGACAAGAGTTATTTTTCTCAG CGAGGACAGCTGAAGAGGCCTGACCATGCTGATCTTAGATACAAGTGCAGGATATATGCACGACTTCTGCAGCACATAaag TCTCTGGACAAGAATTGTCTGGGACCACTGAGGAAAGCGTACTGCCATTCTCTTAACCTGCTACTCCGTCGAGAG GCCCGTGAATTTTCTAATGAACTTCGTGCTAGTACAAAGGTATCAAAGAGTTCTACTGTTTGGCTTGAGGGCCCTCCAGGTTCAAGTCAGACAACTAATAGTGCTGATAGTTCTTCAGCTTCTGAAGCATACTCAAGGATGCTCACAGTATTTATTCCTCTTCTCGTAGATGag AGCTCTTTCTTTGCACACTTCATGTGTTTTGAAGTGTCTGCACTTGCTCCATCTGAGTCCTTTGGCAGTAACAAATTTGGATCTGATGGCACAGAAACAAATCTAGCTGCTCACACTGGAAGTGATGTCAAGCACA AGAATAATTCAAATGAATTGGAAATTCTAAATGAATGTCTTCGAGAGTTGCTTGACGGAATCCAG GAAGACTTCTATTCTGTGGTAGATTGGGCATGCAAAATTGATTCGCTTTGTTGCATATCGATGCACGGTATCACAGACCGCTATCTTTCTACTCAAAAAGCTGATGTAGCAGGATTTGTTCGTGTGTTGCTTGATGACCTAGAGACCAGAGTTTCCATGCTCTTCAGCAGG TTTGTTGATGATGCTTGTTATCAGATTgagaaatatgaaaagaatgtgCGACAAATGGGAGTTCTACCATATATACCAAG ATTTGCTACGCTGGCAACACGTATGGAACAGTATATACAAGGGCAATCTAGGGATTTGGTCGATCAAGCATATACAAAAATT gTCAGCATAATGTTCGTTACCTTGGAGAGGGTTGCACAAGTGGAGCCAAAGTATGCCGATATCGTGCTATTGGAGAATTATGCAGCTTTTCAGCACAG TCTCTATGATTTAGCTAATGTTGTGCCAACACTTGCTAAGTTCTACCATCAAGCAAGTGAATCCTATGAACAAGCTTGCTTGCGCCATATTAATATGGTCATCTACATT CACTTTGAGAAATTATTCCAGTTCGCAAGAAGAATTGAGGAATTGATGTTCACAATTGCTCCTGAGGAG ATCCCATTCCAAATTGGAATGTCAAAGATGGAACTTCGAAAGACACTAAAATCCAGCTTATCAGGA ctTGACAAGACCGTAAGTGCAATGTATAGGAAACTACAGAAGAATTTAACTGCAGAAGAGTTGTTGCCTTCATTGTGGGAAAAATGCAAG AAAGAGTTTTTGGACAAATATGGAAGTTTTCTTAAACTGGTAGCAAAAATATATCCAAATGAGACCGTCTCCTCGGTGGCCGAGATGAGAGAACTCCTTAGTACAATGTAG
- the LOC109720221 gene encoding exocyst complex component SEC3A-like isoform X3: MLGFDNLRMQSVAPPQWTMRNKDDRNRILMCILNMCKEILGGIPKVVGIDIVEMALWAKENTPAKTSQVATKDGPATSVMTENDSQITVERDLVSQAEEEDMEALLGTYVMGIGEAEAFSKRLKRELLALEAANVHALLESEPIVEEVLQGLEAASICVEDMDEWLGIFNVKLRHMREDIESIESRNNKLELQSVSNKVLIEELDKLLERLQIPSEFEAALTGGSFDEANMIKNIEACEWLTGAIKNIEVPNLEPCYAKLRAVKEKRAEFVLLKCTFVRRASEFLRNYFPSLIDFMINDKSYFSQRGQLKRPDHADLRYKCRIYARLLQHIKSLDKNCLGPLRKAYCHSLNLLLRREAREFSNELRASTKVSKSSTVWLEGPPGSSQTTNSADSSSASEAYSRMLTVFIPLLVDESSFFAHFMCFEVSALAPSESFGSNKFGSDGTETNLAAHTGSDVKHKNNSNELEILNECLRELLDGIQEDFYSVVDWACKIDSLCCISMHGITDRYLSTQKADVAGFVRVLLDDLETRVSMLFSRFVDDACYQIEKYEKNVRQMGVLPYIPRFATLATRMEQYIQGQSRDLVDQAYTKIVSIMFVTLERVAQVEPKYADIVLLENYAAFQHSLYDLANVVPTLAKFYHQASESYEQACLRHINMVIYIHFEKLFQFARRIEELMFTIAPEEIPFQIGMSKMELRKTLKSSLSGLDKTVSAMYRKLQKNLTAEELLPSLWEKCKKEFLDKYGSFLKLVAKIYPNETVSSVAEMRELLSTM, translated from the exons ATGCTG gGATTTGATAACCTTCGAATGCAAAGTGTTGCACCTCCTCAATGGACGATGCGCAACAAAGATGACAG GAACCGGATTCTTATGTGCATTTTAAACATGTGCAAGGAGATATTAGGTGGTATCCCTAAAGTTGTTGGTATAGACATTGTCGAGATGGCTCTATGGGCAAAG GAAAATACTCCCGCAAAAACTAGTCAAGTGGCAACTAAAGATGGACCAGCAACATCTGTTATGACAGAGAATGACTCACAAATTACTGTCGAAAGAGATCTTGTTTCACAAGCTGAAGAAGAGGACATGGAGGCCCTTCTTGGCAC GTATGTTATGGGCATTGGTGAAGCAGAGGCATTTTCAAAAAGATTGAAGCGGGAGCTTCTAGCTCTGGAAGCTGCAAATGTCCATGCCCTTTTGGAAAGCGAGCCTATAGTAGAAGAG GTACTTCAGGGTCTAGAAGCAGCTAGTATATGTGTGGAAGATATGGATGAGTGGCTTGGTATTTTCAATGTGAAGCTTAGACATATGAGAGAAGACATTGAATCG ATAGAATCTCGTAACAATAAGTTGGAGTTGCAATCGGTAAGTAACAAAGTGCTTATTGAGGAGCTCGATAAGTTACTTGAGCGCTTACAAATACCTTCAGAG TTCGAAGCAGCTCTAACTGGAGGTTCATTTGATGAGGCAAATATGATTAAGAACATTGAAGCCTGTGAGTGGTTAACTGGTGCGATAAAGAATATTGAAGTGCCAAATTTGGAGCCATGCTATGCAAAATTACGAGCT GTCAAGGAAAAACGTGCCGAATTTGTGTTGCTGAAGTGTACATTTGTTCGGCGGGCATCAGAATTTCTAAGAAATTACTTTCCTAGTTTAATTGATTTTATGATAAATGACAAGAGTTATTTTTCTCAG CGAGGACAGCTGAAGAGGCCTGACCATGCTGATCTTAGATACAAGTGCAGGATATATGCACGACTTCTGCAGCACATAaag TCTCTGGACAAGAATTGTCTGGGACCACTGAGGAAAGCGTACTGCCATTCTCTTAACCTGCTACTCCGTCGAGAG GCCCGTGAATTTTCTAATGAACTTCGTGCTAGTACAAAGGTATCAAAGAGTTCTACTGTTTGGCTTGAGGGCCCTCCAGGTTCAAGTCAGACAACTAATAGTGCTGATAGTTCTTCAGCTTCTGAAGCATACTCAAGGATGCTCACAGTATTTATTCCTCTTCTCGTAGATGag AGCTCTTTCTTTGCACACTTCATGTGTTTTGAAGTGTCTGCACTTGCTCCATCTGAGTCCTTTGGCAGTAACAAATTTGGATCTGATGGCACAGAAACAAATCTAGCTGCTCACACTGGAAGTGATGTCAAGCACA AGAATAATTCAAATGAATTGGAAATTCTAAATGAATGTCTTCGAGAGTTGCTTGACGGAATCCAG GAAGACTTCTATTCTGTGGTAGATTGGGCATGCAAAATTGATTCGCTTTGTTGCATATCGATGCACGGTATCACAGACCGCTATCTTTCTACTCAAAAAGCTGATGTAGCAGGATTTGTTCGTGTGTTGCTTGATGACCTAGAGACCAGAGTTTCCATGCTCTTCAGCAGG TTTGTTGATGATGCTTGTTATCAGATTgagaaatatgaaaagaatgtgCGACAAATGGGAGTTCTACCATATATACCAAG ATTTGCTACGCTGGCAACACGTATGGAACAGTATATACAAGGGCAATCTAGGGATTTGGTCGATCAAGCATATACAAAAATT gTCAGCATAATGTTCGTTACCTTGGAGAGGGTTGCACAAGTGGAGCCAAAGTATGCCGATATCGTGCTATTGGAGAATTATGCAGCTTTTCAGCACAG TCTCTATGATTTAGCTAATGTTGTGCCAACACTTGCTAAGTTCTACCATCAAGCAAGTGAATCCTATGAACAAGCTTGCTTGCGCCATATTAATATGGTCATCTACATT CACTTTGAGAAATTATTCCAGTTCGCAAGAAGAATTGAGGAATTGATGTTCACAATTGCTCCTGAGGAG ATCCCATTCCAAATTGGAATGTCAAAGATGGAACTTCGAAAGACACTAAAATCCAGCTTATCAGGA ctTGACAAGACCGTAAGTGCAATGTATAGGAAACTACAGAAGAATTTAACTGCAGAAGAGTTGTTGCCTTCATTGTGGGAAAAATGCAAG AAAGAGTTTTTGGACAAATATGGAAGTTTTCTTAAACTGGTAGCAAAAATATATCCAAATGAGACCGTCTCCTCGGTGGCCGAGATGAGAGAACTCCTTAGTACAATGTAG
- the LOC109720221 gene encoding exocyst complex component SEC3A-like isoform X2 yields MARSSADDVELRRACEAAIDGGGGKQKVVLCIRVAKSRGVWGKAGKLGRQQMAKPRVLALTTKSKGQRTKAFLRVLKYSTGGILEPAKIYKLKHLSKVEVIQNDPSGCTFMLGFDNLRMQSVAPPQWTMRNKDDRNRILMCILNMCKEILGGIPKVVGIDIVEMALWAKENTPAKTSQVATKDGPATSVMTENDSQITVERDLVSQAEEEDMEALLGTYVMGIGEAEAFSKRLKRELLALEAANVHALLESEPIVEEVLQGLEAASICVEDMDEWLGIFNVKLRHMREDIESIESRNNKLELQSVSNKVLIEELDKLLERLQIPSEFEAALTGGSFDEANMIKNIEACEWLTGAIKNIEVPNLEPCYAKLRAVKEKRAEFVLLKCTFVRRASEFLRNYFPSLIDFMINDKSYFSQRGQLKRPDHADLRYKCRIYARLLQHIKSLDKNCLGPLRKAYCHSLNLLLRREAREFSNELRASTKVSKSSTVWLEGPPGSSQTTNSADSSSASEAYSRMLTVFIPLLVDESSFFAHFMCFEVSALAPSESFGSNKFGSDGTETNLAAHTGSDVKHKNNSNELEILNECLRELLDGIQEDFYSVVDWACKIDSLCCISMHGITDRYLSTQKADVAGFVRVLLDDLETRVSMLFSRFVDDACYQIEKYEKNVRQMGVLPYIPRFATLATRMEQYIQGQSRDLVDQAYTKIVSIMFVTLERVAQVEPKYADIVLLENYAAFQHSLYDLANVVPTLAKFYHQASESYEQACLRHINMVIYIHFEKLFQFARRIEELMFTIAPEEIPFQIGMSKMELRKTLKSSLSGLDKTVSAMYRKLQKNLTAEELLPSLWEKCKVYYFGRS; encoded by the exons ATGGCGAGGTCGAGCGCGGACGACGTGGAGTTGCGGCGGGCGTGCGAGGCGGCGATCGACGGGGGCGGGGGGAAGCAGAAGGTGGTTCTGTGCATCCGCGTCGCCAAGAGCCGCGGCGTCTGGGGCAAGGCCGGCAAGCTCGGCCGCCAGCAGATGGCCAAGCCCAGAGTCCTTGCCCTCACCA CCAAATCAAAAGGCCAGCGGACTAAAGCTTTCCTTCGAGTTCTGAAATATTCTACTGGAGGAATTCTTGAG CCGGCGAAGATTTACAAACTGAAGCATCTTTCAAAAGTGGAGGTTATTCAAAATGATCCCAGTGGTTGTACCTTTATGCTG gGATTTGATAACCTTCGAATGCAAAGTGTTGCACCTCCTCAATGGACGATGCGCAACAAAGATGACAG GAACCGGATTCTTATGTGCATTTTAAACATGTGCAAGGAGATATTAGGTGGTATCCCTAAAGTTGTTGGTATAGACATTGTCGAGATGGCTCTATGGGCAAAG GAAAATACTCCCGCAAAAACTAGTCAAGTGGCAACTAAAGATGGACCAGCAACATCTGTTATGACAGAGAATGACTCACAAATTACTGTCGAAAGAGATCTTGTTTCACAAGCTGAAGAAGAGGACATGGAGGCCCTTCTTGGCAC GTATGTTATGGGCATTGGTGAAGCAGAGGCATTTTCAAAAAGATTGAAGCGGGAGCTTCTAGCTCTGGAAGCTGCAAATGTCCATGCCCTTTTGGAAAGCGAGCCTATAGTAGAAGAG GTACTTCAGGGTCTAGAAGCAGCTAGTATATGTGTGGAAGATATGGATGAGTGGCTTGGTATTTTCAATGTGAAGCTTAGACATATGAGAGAAGACATTGAATCG ATAGAATCTCGTAACAATAAGTTGGAGTTGCAATCGGTAAGTAACAAAGTGCTTATTGAGGAGCTCGATAAGTTACTTGAGCGCTTACAAATACCTTCAGAG TTCGAAGCAGCTCTAACTGGAGGTTCATTTGATGAGGCAAATATGATTAAGAACATTGAAGCCTGTGAGTGGTTAACTGGTGCGATAAAGAATATTGAAGTGCCAAATTTGGAGCCATGCTATGCAAAATTACGAGCT GTCAAGGAAAAACGTGCCGAATTTGTGTTGCTGAAGTGTACATTTGTTCGGCGGGCATCAGAATTTCTAAGAAATTACTTTCCTAGTTTAATTGATTTTATGATAAATGACAAGAGTTATTTTTCTCAG CGAGGACAGCTGAAGAGGCCTGACCATGCTGATCTTAGATACAAGTGCAGGATATATGCACGACTTCTGCAGCACATAaag TCTCTGGACAAGAATTGTCTGGGACCACTGAGGAAAGCGTACTGCCATTCTCTTAACCTGCTACTCCGTCGAGAG GCCCGTGAATTTTCTAATGAACTTCGTGCTAGTACAAAGGTATCAAAGAGTTCTACTGTTTGGCTTGAGGGCCCTCCAGGTTCAAGTCAGACAACTAATAGTGCTGATAGTTCTTCAGCTTCTGAAGCATACTCAAGGATGCTCACAGTATTTATTCCTCTTCTCGTAGATGag AGCTCTTTCTTTGCACACTTCATGTGTTTTGAAGTGTCTGCACTTGCTCCATCTGAGTCCTTTGGCAGTAACAAATTTGGATCTGATGGCACAGAAACAAATCTAGCTGCTCACACTGGAAGTGATGTCAAGCACA AGAATAATTCAAATGAATTGGAAATTCTAAATGAATGTCTTCGAGAGTTGCTTGACGGAATCCAG GAAGACTTCTATTCTGTGGTAGATTGGGCATGCAAAATTGATTCGCTTTGTTGCATATCGATGCACGGTATCACAGACCGCTATCTTTCTACTCAAAAAGCTGATGTAGCAGGATTTGTTCGTGTGTTGCTTGATGACCTAGAGACCAGAGTTTCCATGCTCTTCAGCAGG TTTGTTGATGATGCTTGTTATCAGATTgagaaatatgaaaagaatgtgCGACAAATGGGAGTTCTACCATATATACCAAG ATTTGCTACGCTGGCAACACGTATGGAACAGTATATACAAGGGCAATCTAGGGATTTGGTCGATCAAGCATATACAAAAATT gTCAGCATAATGTTCGTTACCTTGGAGAGGGTTGCACAAGTGGAGCCAAAGTATGCCGATATCGTGCTATTGGAGAATTATGCAGCTTTTCAGCACAG TCTCTATGATTTAGCTAATGTTGTGCCAACACTTGCTAAGTTCTACCATCAAGCAAGTGAATCCTATGAACAAGCTTGCTTGCGCCATATTAATATGGTCATCTACATT CACTTTGAGAAATTATTCCAGTTCGCAAGAAGAATTGAGGAATTGATGTTCACAATTGCTCCTGAGGAG ATCCCATTCCAAATTGGAATGTCAAAGATGGAACTTCGAAAGACACTAAAATCCAGCTTATCAGGA ctTGACAAGACCGTAAGTGCAATGTATAGGAAACTACAGAAGAATTTAACTGCAGAAGAGTTGTTGCCTTCATTGTGGGAAAAATGCAAG GTATATTACTTTGGAAGAAGCTAA